The proteins below are encoded in one region of Candidatus Atribacteria bacterium ADurb.Bin276:
- a CDS encoding nitroreductase A, producing the protein MLEGLGDRFQRETKYIRGESLVGGMSWENLPEPFKFYSNVQIVNLPEPKDLSGMSFNEALLKRKSIREYSLEPIQLDQLSYILWAANGIRNREANQEFRTAPSAGALYPIETYLVVSDVSDLNPGIYHYLVQKHELETLKKGKFTREMVRAGMGQEMLGKAAVTFVWTAIFERSKWKYRQRAYRYVYLDTGHIAENLALAATSLGLGSCQIGALFDDEVNLIIGVDGIEESVLYMSTVGQPAD; encoded by the coding sequence ATGTTGGAAGGATTAGGGGATCGTTTTCAACGAGAAACCAAATATATTCGAGGAGAAAGCCTGGTAGGTGGAATGAGTTGGGAAAACTTACCAGAGCCTTTTAAATTTTATTCCAACGTTCAAATTGTAAACTTACCAGAACCAAAAGATTTAAGTGGGATGAGCTTTAACGAAGCTCTACTGAAAAGGAAAAGCATACGAGAATATTCATTGGAACCAATTCAGTTGGATCAGCTTTCATATATTTTATGGGCAGCCAATGGGATTCGTAATCGAGAAGCAAACCAGGAATTTCGTACTGCCCCTTCGGCAGGTGCACTTTATCCAATTGAGACCTATCTTGTGGTTAGCGATGTTTCAGACCTTAACCCTGGGATTTACCATTATTTGGTTCAAAAGCATGAATTAGAGACATTAAAAAAAGGAAAGTTTACCCGTGAAATGGTCAGGGCAGGAATGGGACAGGAGATGCTGGGGAAGGCGGCGGTTACTTTCGTATGGACAGCAATCTTTGAACGTTCGAAATGGAAATATCGACAACGGGCTTATCGTTATGTTTATCTGGATACTGGTCATATTGCTGAAAACCTTGCTTTAGCAGCAACCTCCCTTGGATTAGGAAGTTGCCAGATTGGAGCTTTATTTGATGATGAAGTGAATCTGATTATTGGTGTTGATGGGATCGAAGAAAGTGTTCTTTACATGAGTACGGTTGGACAACCAGCAGATTGA
- the nikA gene encoding Nickel-binding periplasmic protein precursor, giving the protein MIQNKKKIVIVLLTVLSLFFLMTFISYGEEVILRIGSPNMVSTANLVFDDYLPVFAHISNPPLTKMNTEGQIVGQSAKLIEVSSDNTTWTFHLDDSLYWSDGQKVTPQDVKFTIEFIAQNVPWAGWLKEGLQDISIQEPNAVILKFNKPHTQINRDLSSYNLLPKHIWEKIESPQDYSNPGENIGCGPFYMKKVDLNAGIITMEKNPYWKGQTPQIGKIEIHLYNNVDVLSLALEKGDVDTYYRYASSYPYQNIERLKKTGRFDFVEKLNIGLYFLAFNLKRTPMSDFKFREAISYAINYPEILKLDALGYGNIPTRGFVPNSMDYFIETELLTYDLEKANRLLEEAGYIDSDKNGIREDLAGKDIDLTMLVEPDYVRRSELIKYYLEEVGIKVSMKNVDESTWIALKDQYEYDITVTRSSPWGMMVHGSWGTAYFDSRRTGEGVLHIVDDPIFLGLVDGLLSTTDPEKIKELAHSVQSYYAETLPAIALYWNMIITPFNREFTGWQPDPLFGIYNIDNFVNLKKVL; this is encoded by the coding sequence ATGATTCAAAATAAAAAAAAGATTGTAATAGTTCTTTTAACGGTTTTGAGTCTTTTCTTTTTAATGACTTTTATTTCGTATGGTGAGGAAGTTATTTTGCGAATTGGTTCGCCAAATATGGTTAGCACGGCCAACTTGGTTTTTGATGATTATCTGCCGGTTTTTGCCCATATTTCCAATCCTCCACTAACCAAAATGAACACCGAGGGACAAATTGTAGGTCAGAGTGCAAAATTAATCGAAGTGAGTTCGGATAATACAACTTGGACTTTTCATCTCGATGATTCGCTGTATTGGAGTGATGGTCAAAAAGTGACTCCCCAGGATGTCAAGTTTACCATTGAATTTATTGCTCAAAATGTTCCCTGGGCAGGTTGGCTGAAAGAGGGACTTCAAGATATTTCTATTCAAGAACCAAATGCAGTGATATTGAAATTTAACAAGCCTCATACTCAGATTAACCGAGATTTATCCAGCTATAATTTACTCCCTAAGCACATTTGGGAAAAGATTGAATCCCCCCAGGACTACTCGAATCCCGGAGAAAATATCGGTTGCGGACCTTTCTATATGAAAAAGGTAGATCTAAATGCTGGAATTATAACCATGGAAAAAAATCCTTACTGGAAAGGTCAAACACCTCAAATTGGTAAGATTGAAATTCATTTATATAACAATGTTGATGTTTTGTCATTAGCCTTGGAAAAAGGGGATGTTGACACCTATTATCGATATGCTTCATCATATCCCTACCAGAATATAGAGAGATTAAAGAAAACCGGACGTTTTGATTTTGTTGAAAAGCTCAACATAGGACTCTACTTCTTGGCTTTTAATTTAAAACGAACTCCAATGTCTGACTTTAAATTTCGGGAAGCAATTTCTTATGCTATCAACTACCCTGAAATTTTAAAGCTTGATGCCTTAGGATATGGCAACATTCCAACTCGAGGTTTTGTTCCCAACAGTATGGATTATTTTATTGAAACCGAATTATTAACCTATGATTTGGAAAAAGCAAATAGATTGTTAGAGGAAGCTGGTTATATTGATAGTGATAAGAATGGTATACGGGAAGACTTAGCAGGAAAGGATATTGACCTTACTATGCTTGTTGAACCTGATTATGTTCGCCGTTCAGAGTTGATCAAGTATTACTTGGAAGAGGTTGGTATCAAAGTTTCCATGAAAAATGTTGATGAATCAACCTGGATTGCCCTGAAAGATCAGTATGAATATGACATTACCGTAACTCGTAGTTCTCCATGGGGAATGATGGTCCACGGGAGCTGGGGAACGGCTTATTTCGATTCCCGAAGAACTGGTGAGGGTGTTTTGCACATTGTTGATGATCCAATCTTTCTTGGGTTGGTTGATGGATTGCTTTCTACAACTGATCCGGAAAAAATAAAAGAGCTTGCCCACTCAGTTCAAAGTTATTATGCTGAAACATTACCGGCAATAGCACTCTATTGGAATATGATTATTACACCCTTTAACCGGGAATTTACTGGTTGGCAACCTGATCCTCTCTTTGGGATTTATAACATCGATAATTTTGTTAATCTGAAGAAAGTATTATAG